From a region of the Tiliqua scincoides isolate rTilSci1 chromosome 4, rTilSci1.hap2, whole genome shotgun sequence genome:
- the RAB5IF gene encoding GEL complex subunit OPTI, producing the protein MSGGRRKEEPTSQPHSQQHHHHQQHVVANGGGGGGALRGSLWSKALRSDSAWEDKDEFLDVIYWFRQIIAVILGVIWGIVPLKGFVGIAIFCLINAGVLYLYFSSFQQIDEEEYGGTWELTKEGFMTSFALFLVVWIIFYTAIHYD; encoded by the exons ATGAGCGGCGGGCGGCGCAAGGAGGAGCCGACGTCGCAGCCGCACtcgcagcagcaccaccaccaccagcagcacgTGGTGGCCAAcggcgggggcggcggcggcgcgttGCGGGGCTCGCTGTGGAGCAAGGCGCTGCGGAGCGACTCCGCCTGGGAGGACAAG GATGAATTTCTAGATGTTATTTACTGGTTCCGGCAGATCATTGCAGTTATTTTGGGAGTGATCTGGGGCATTGTTCCACTGAAAGGATTTGTGGGCATAGCAAT ATTCTGCCTCATAAATGCGGGAGTCCTGTACCTCTATTTTAGTAGCTTCCAGCAAATAGATGAAGAGGAGTATGGTGGAACATGGGAACTAACAAAGGAGGGATTCATGACATCTTTTGCATTGTTCTTG